From Deinococcus aquaticus, one genomic window encodes:
- a CDS encoding DNA glycosylase AlkZ-like family protein produces MVDGLTYVWLPAQDPAQAPAPRGVRIVNPFDPLVWDRRRFAHLHGWTYRFEAYTPAPKRQFGYYALPVFHAGRAVGWANLSVQGGELITDLGFVPGVRQTGAFTRSLDRELDRWRAFLGLEGLGDGVRTAPSQPVLPTPP; encoded by the coding sequence TTGGTAGACGGCCTGACGTACGTGTGGCTGCCCGCGCAGGACCCCGCGCAGGCTCCCGCCCCGCGCGGCGTGCGCATCGTGAACCCCTTTGATCCGCTGGTGTGGGACCGCCGCCGCTTCGCGCACCTGCACGGCTGGACGTACCGTTTCGAGGCGTACACGCCCGCCCCGAAGCGCCAGTTCGGGTACTACGCCCTGCCGGTCTTTCACGCGGGGCGGGCTGTCGGCTGGGCAAACCTGAGCGTGCAGGGCGGCGAACTGATCACCGACCTGGGCTTCGTGCCCGGCGTGCGGCAGACCGGCGCGTTCACCCGCTCGCTGGACCGCGAACTGGACCGCTGGCGCGCCTTCCTGGGGCTGGAGGGTCTGGGTGATGGAGTCCGTACGGCCCCTAGCCAGCCAGTTCTTCCCACGCCGCCGTGA
- a CDS encoding transposase, with product MPRIPSLPHSIITAQLNRVTSLSGLIPYSTLCKSAISKEMARDSFASTEDFKRRARNAPEGAFLAIDFVMVPHAGRTMEGVNYHYSGQAQTRLGHQFTSAALVRFGEDPVPLLERFKVSQALHTERYPYRTATQEMIHVVQDCLAAGVPMAGLLLDGEFGRDAAVTFSREHQIPVLIRAKANMTVQFEGEGLTLGALSRQFPPERCHLYAEFGWRVRRLSVTREVGGFDVLIVWRKVHGEWTRFFLFSTFGGDVTVRSLLRAWKARWGIEVIHRFFKQNLGLGRCHCRTIQAQENWVWCVVEAFHAVLRVRREVPGMTWRAAQRQAAQNAEKYVLTGMEQDGPLLDAA from the coding sequence ATGCCTCGCATCCCCAGCCTACCGCACAGCATCATCACCGCTCAGCTGAACCGGGTCACCAGCCTCAGTGGCCTCATCCCCTACAGCACCCTGTGTAAAAGTGCCATCTCCAAAGAGATGGCGCGGGACTCCTTCGCCTCCACGGAGGACTTCAAGCGTCGAGCCAGGAACGCGCCGGAGGGCGCGTTCCTGGCCATTGATTTCGTCATGGTGCCCCACGCCGGACGGACGATGGAAGGCGTGAACTACCACTACAGCGGTCAGGCCCAGACCCGTCTGGGCCATCAGTTCACCTCCGCGGCCCTGGTCAGGTTCGGTGAAGATCCAGTTCCGTTGCTGGAGCGCTTCAAGGTTTCCCAGGCCCTGCATACAGAGCGCTATCCTTACCGTACAGCGACTCAGGAAATGATCCACGTCGTCCAGGATTGCCTCGCGGCGGGCGTCCCCATGGCGGGTCTCCTCCTGGATGGGGAGTTCGGGCGGGACGCGGCTGTGACCTTCAGTCGCGAGCATCAGATTCCGGTATTGATCCGTGCCAAAGCCAATATGACCGTGCAGTTCGAGGGTGAGGGACTCACCCTCGGTGCGCTGAGTCGGCAGTTCCCTCCAGAACGCTGCCACCTGTACGCGGAGTTCGGGTGGCGTGTCCGTCGATTGTCGGTCACCCGTGAGGTCGGTGGGTTCGATGTCCTGATCGTGTGGCGCAAGGTGCACGGGGAGTGGACACGGTTTTTCCTGTTCAGCACGTTTGGTGGTGACGTCACGGTTCGCTCACTGCTGCGGGCCTGGAAGGCCCGCTGGGGAATTGAGGTGATTCACCGGTTCTTCAAGCAGAACCTGGGACTGGGACGCTGTCATTGCCGGACGATCCAGGCGCAGGAGAACTGGGTGTGGTGCGTGGTGGAGGCCTTTCACGCGGTGTTACGGGTGCGTAGGGAAGTACCGGGAATGACGTGGCGGGCCGCACAACGGCAGGCAGCTCAGAATGCCGAAAAGTACGTCCTGACCGGGATGGAGCAGGACGGCCCCCTGCTTGACGCCGCGTGA
- the glmM gene encoding phosphoglucosamine mutase: MSERKYFGTDGVRAVAGAFPLTASWVMQLGAAAGEVLKEQNPRASVVIGKDTRQSGDMLEAALAAGLTSRGVTVIHVGVLPTPGVSYLTRHLKADAGVVISASHNPYEDNGIKFFGADGQKLRDATELQIEAAIDRVDALPPVTGVDLGGVTNYAEAERLYVNYLKTHAPDLSGLRIAMDCANGAAYRVGPKVFQAAGADVFAVYTTPDGRNINRECGSTHLDHLQRIVREGKYDLGVAFDGDADRALFVDSRGNVVHGDHMLLLNARARGEKAVVTTIMANMALEVKLNEAGIPLERTAVGDRYVHERLHDQHLTLGGEQSGHILFLDVSPTGDGVLTALLTLGSMRATQTTLDELHDDLVMYPQTLVNVRVADKKAIAVDPAVQAAVTDAEAKLHGKGRVNLRPSGTENLIRVMVEGQDAAEIHEIARVLAGVVQTRGAGA, encoded by the coding sequence ATGAGTGAACGGAAGTACTTTGGAACGGACGGCGTGCGCGCCGTGGCGGGGGCTTTCCCCCTGACGGCCTCCTGGGTCATGCAGCTCGGCGCGGCGGCCGGCGAGGTCCTGAAAGAACAGAACCCGCGCGCCAGCGTCGTGATCGGCAAGGACACCCGCCAGAGCGGCGACATGCTCGAAGCGGCCCTCGCGGCCGGCCTGACCAGCCGGGGCGTGACCGTCATCCACGTGGGCGTCCTGCCCACCCCCGGCGTCAGTTACCTGACCCGCCACCTGAAAGCCGACGCCGGCGTGGTCATCAGCGCCTCGCACAACCCCTACGAGGACAACGGCATCAAGTTCTTCGGCGCGGACGGCCAGAAACTCCGGGACGCCACCGAACTGCAGATCGAGGCCGCCATCGACCGCGTGGACGCCCTGCCCCCCGTAACTGGCGTGGACCTGGGCGGCGTCACCAACTACGCCGAGGCCGAGCGCCTGTACGTCAACTACCTCAAGACGCACGCCCCGGACCTCAGCGGCCTGCGGATCGCCATGGACTGCGCGAACGGCGCGGCGTACCGCGTGGGCCCCAAGGTGTTCCAGGCGGCCGGCGCGGACGTGTTTGCCGTGTACACCACCCCGGACGGCCGCAACATCAACCGCGAGTGCGGCAGCACGCACCTGGACCACCTGCAACGCATCGTGCGTGAAGGGAAGTACGACCTGGGCGTCGCCTTCGACGGGGACGCCGACCGCGCCCTGTTCGTGGACAGCCGCGGGAACGTCGTGCACGGCGACCACATGCTGCTGCTGAACGCCCGAGCACGCGGCGAGAAAGCGGTTGTGACCACCATCATGGCGAACATGGCCCTTGAGGTGAAACTGAACGAGGCGGGCATTCCCCTGGAACGCACCGCCGTCGGGGACCGCTACGTGCACGAGCGCCTGCACGACCAGCACCTGACCCTGGGCGGCGAGCAGAGCGGCCACATCCTGTTCCTGGACGTGTCGCCCACTGGGGACGGCGTGCTGACCGCGCTGCTCACGCTGGGCAGCATGCGCGCCACCCAGACCACGCTCGACGAGCTGCACGACGACCTCGTCATGTACCCGCAGACGCTCGTGAACGTGCGCGTGGCCGACAAGAAAGCCATTGCCGTGGACCCCGCCGTGCAGGCCGCCGTGACCGACGCCGAGGCGAAACTGCACGGCAAGGGCCGCGTGAACCTGCGTCCCAGCGGCACCGAGAACCTGATCCGCGTGATGGTTGAGGGTCAGGACGCCGCCGAGATCCACGAGATTGCCCGCGTGCTGGCCGGCGTGGTCCAGACGCGCGGCGCGGGCGCCTGA
- a CDS encoding phosphotransferase family protein — protein MRSGPAAALADTLTVLRGDGPVILHARRWPRDLHALFPGVGRPLERWVGEGAAFARFNAGGEPLFLKFIPAGWRDRRAWERLAREAAYLRDLAPLSPVPHAPFRHAAQSERTPHAHLLTRDLTEETTGWGAFANDAARGAALLEIARLLARHHAFWAGPGQAALRGPWAWQPERVLERAARMHAQLTAGGLSGPDGRPAPLPEPVVRAAREAAGQLPSLLAAAPVTTLVHGDIHAGQVLWRGPQPVLIDYGQVHASVPGEDLAHLLALRLDATDRARLGPDLRAVYRDELARGGLPLTDAELAAQERAGLALNLLSVVRQAARTPERGTAEAALKVTAAWEELAG, from the coding sequence ATGCGCTCCGGGCCGGCCGCCGCGCTGGCCGACACGCTGACCGTGCTGCGCGGCGACGGGCCGGTGATCCTGCACGCCCGCCGCTGGCCGCGCGACCTGCACGCCCTGTTTCCGGGTGTGGGCCGCCCGCTGGAACGCTGGGTGGGTGAGGGGGCGGCCTTCGCCCGCTTCAATGCAGGCGGGGAGCCGCTGTTCCTGAAGTTCATTCCGGCCGGCTGGCGGGACCGCCGCGCCTGGGAACGCCTGGCCCGCGAGGCCGCGTACCTGCGGGACCTCGCGCCGCTCTCGCCGGTGCCGCACGCCCCTTTCCGGCACGCGGCGCAGTCGGAGCGCACGCCGCACGCGCACCTGCTGACCCGCGACTTGACCGAGGAGACGACCGGCTGGGGGGCGTTTGCGAATGACGCGGCGCGCGGCGCGGCCCTGCTGGAAATCGCGCGGCTGCTGGCGCGGCACCACGCGTTCTGGGCGGGTCCGGGACAGGCGGCGCTGCGCGGCCCGTGGGCGTGGCAGCCGGAGCGGGTGCTTGAGCGCGCCGCCCGGATGCACGCCCAGCTAACGGCAGGCGGTCTGAGCGGCCCGGACGGACGGCCTGCGCCGCTGCCAGAGCCGGTGGTGCGGGCGGCACGCGAGGCGGCCGGGCAACTGCCCTCGCTGCTGGCGGCGGCCCCCGTGACGACCCTGGTGCACGGCGACATTCACGCCGGGCAGGTGCTGTGGCGCGGGCCGCAGCCGGTCCTGATCGATTACGGGCAGGTGCACGCCAGTGTGCCGGGCGAGGACCTCGCGCACCTGCTGGCGCTCCGCCTGGACGCCACCGACCGCGCCCGCCTGGGACCGGACCTGCGCGCCGTGTACCGGGACGAACTGGCCCGCGGCGGCCTGCCCCTGACGGACGCGGAACTGGCGGCGCAGGAACGCGCGGGACTGGCCCTGAACCTGCTGTCGGTGGTGCGACAGGCGGCGCGCACGCCGGAGCGGGGCACGGCCGAGGCGGCGCTGAAGGTCACGGCGGCGTGGGAAGAACTGGCTGGCTAG
- a CDS encoding DNA glycosylase AlkZ-like family protein yields MTPDPTLAALRAAAARTLDPQRSVQAALNAMGFLQADPIRSPARAQDLTLMARVPGYRAGDLERLYPGLDAEEDMLPNYGFMPRAVQALLHPREVPSTRLEAAHPDLLPEVRAAVQGREEVHPREVAALLGQGRTVNAWGGQSSATTRALDVLHRRGELRVTRRAGGVRLYGPAPHLRALRESPLPEPERLRGAVHLLARLYGPLPEASLGYLIGLSHYGLPHLLPQLRSAFRQAVREDLHSARVDQEFPLPC; encoded by the coding sequence GGACCCACAGCGGAGCGTGCAGGCTGCCCTGAACGCGATGGGTTTCTTGCAGGCCGACCCGATCCGCTCGCCGGCTCGCGCGCAGGACCTGACCCTGATGGCCCGCGTGCCCGGCTACCGCGCCGGGGACCTGGAACGCCTGTACCCTGGCCTGGACGCCGAGGAGGACATGCTGCCCAACTACGGGTTCATGCCCCGGGCGGTGCAGGCACTGCTGCATCCGCGTGAGGTGCCGTCCACCCGACTGGAGGCCGCGCACCCCGACCTGCTGCCCGAGGTGCGGGCCGCCGTGCAGGGCCGTGAGGAGGTGCATCCGCGCGAGGTGGCGGCGCTGCTGGGACAGGGCCGCACCGTGAACGCCTGGGGTGGGCAGTCGAGCGCCACGACCCGCGCGCTGGACGTGCTGCACCGCCGGGGCGAGTTGCGTGTCACCCGCCGGGCTGGGGGCGTGCGGCTGTACGGCCCGGCCCCGCACCTGCGGGCGCTGCGCGAGTCGCCGCTGCCGGAACCGGAGCGGCTGCGCGGCGCGGTGCACCTGCTCGCGCGGCTGTACGGCCCGCTGCCCGAGGCGAGCCTGGGGTACCTGATCGGCCTGTCGCACTACGGCCTTCCGCACCTGCTGCCGCAACTGCGCTCCGCGTTCCGGCAGGCGGTGCGGGAGGACCTGCACTCGGCGCGGGTAGACCAAGAGTTTCCACTTCCCTGCTGA